A window from Trinickia violacea encodes these proteins:
- a CDS encoding HupE/UreJ family protein → MKRYASAWLALLMLCWAAAVDAHKPSDSYLTLIVGDKTITGRWDIALRDLDNPLVLDADGDGALTWGEVRIREADIKSYAFTRIKITGDGRACVIHPGDMLIDRHSDGAYAVLEFKADCPVRPTRLGIDYRLFADLDTLHKGLVHVVSNGATTTAILGLDHPTEIVDARGKGLGRIFIDFVVEGIWHIWRGVDHALFLLSLLLPAACVLQGGRWHPADSPGAVTIDVLKFVTAFTAAHAITLSLATLHVVALPSRWVEVAIAVTILLSAVNNMVPLVRTRRWLVAFAFGLIHGFGFASVLASMALPTFHLAVALAGFNIGVELGQITLVLLLLPILYIYRSSRWFRVATLYGGSTAITVFATMWIYERTTGLTVLAL, encoded by the coding sequence ATGAAACGGTATGCGTCCGCGTGGCTTGCTCTCCTCATGCTGTGCTGGGCCGCCGCAGTGGACGCGCACAAGCCCAGTGACAGTTACTTGACGCTAATCGTCGGCGACAAAACGATTACCGGCCGATGGGATATCGCGCTTCGCGACCTGGATAACCCGCTCGTTCTCGATGCCGACGGGGACGGCGCGCTAACGTGGGGCGAGGTTCGGATCCGCGAGGCGGACATCAAGTCGTACGCTTTCACGCGGATCAAGATTACGGGTGACGGGCGAGCGTGCGTGATTCATCCGGGCGACATGCTGATCGACCGCCATAGCGACGGCGCGTATGCGGTTCTGGAATTCAAGGCGGACTGTCCAGTTCGACCGACTCGGCTCGGGATCGACTATCGTTTATTTGCCGACCTGGACACGCTGCACAAAGGCCTCGTGCACGTTGTGAGCAACGGCGCGACGACCACGGCCATTCTTGGTCTTGATCATCCGACGGAGATCGTGGATGCACGCGGGAAGGGGTTAGGGCGCATTTTCATCGACTTCGTCGTGGAGGGCATCTGGCACATCTGGCGGGGTGTCGACCATGCCCTATTCCTCCTGTCACTGCTGTTGCCGGCCGCCTGTGTACTGCAGGGGGGGAGATGGCACCCTGCCGACTCTCCGGGGGCCGTGACGATCGATGTATTGAAGTTCGTCACCGCGTTCACGGCCGCGCATGCGATCACGCTGTCACTCGCCACGCTTCACGTCGTGGCATTGCCGTCGCGGTGGGTGGAAGTCGCCATTGCCGTGACCATTCTGCTTTCCGCTGTCAACAACATGGTTCCGCTGGTGCGAACGCGCCGTTGGCTGGTCGCGTTTGCTTTTGGCTTGATCCACGGCTTCGGCTTCGCAAGCGTGCTCGCCAGCATGGCCCTCCCCACATTCCATTTGGCGGTAGCGCTTGCCGGCTTCAATATTGGTGTGGAATTAGGACAGATCACGCTGGTACTGCTGCTATTGCCAATTCTGTACATCTATCGCTCCAGTCGTTGGTTTCGCGTAGCTACGTTATACGGCGGATCGACCGCCATCACCGTTTTCGCGACAATGTGGATTTATGAACGAACGACCGGACTGACAGTGCTTGCACTCTAG
- a CDS encoding curli assembly protein CsgF — MKKQPSLSSAVALACVLQVSMCHATGLIYTPVNPTFGGDPNNGPFLLSTANAVNKHTAPATSGLDGISAQTPLQQFNSELEQAILSRIASSATESIIGPNGTLQPGTITTGQFTVSVTNLGNGSLQVTTTDTSTGQSTSFQVGQ, encoded by the coding sequence ATGAAAAAGCAACCTTCGCTTAGCAGTGCCGTGGCACTAGCATGCGTACTTCAAGTCAGCATGTGCCACGCGACCGGATTGATCTACACACCCGTCAACCCTACGTTCGGCGGGGATCCAAATAACGGGCCCTTTCTGCTCTCGACGGCCAATGCGGTGAATAAACACACGGCGCCGGCAACGAGCGGCCTCGACGGCATCAGCGCGCAAACGCCGTTGCAACAGTTCAACTCGGAACTCGAGCAGGCGATCCTGTCGCGGATCGCGTCGTCGGCGACCGAATCGATCATCGGCCCGAACGGTACCCTTCAGCCGGGAACCATCACGACAGGACAGTTCACGGTCTCGGTCACGAATCTTGGCAACGGTTCTTTGCAGGTGACGACGACCGACACGTCTACCGGACAAAGCACTAGCTTCCAGGTGGGCCAATGA
- a CDS encoding HupE/UreJ family protein has product MLTFDMRRALHGGLIFGCGSLIPVIALAHTGQGDISGGLVAGFKHPISGLDHVVAMVAVGLWGAQLGRPAIWVLPVTFPLIMAFGAVLGGLGVSIPGIEVGIGLSALLLGGAVALAWTPPLWIAGLLVALFAICHGHAHGAELPGFANPMTYAIGFVAATGTLHALGILIGTVNRWKAGSFALRTGGALISGCGVYFLTYAIRGA; this is encoded by the coding sequence ATGCTGACTTTCGACATGCGACGTGCTCTCCATGGGGGGTTGATATTCGGGTGTGGGTCTCTCATTCCCGTCATCGCACTCGCGCATACGGGGCAAGGCGACATATCCGGTGGTTTAGTGGCCGGATTCAAACATCCGATTTCCGGCCTGGATCATGTTGTCGCAATGGTTGCAGTCGGATTGTGGGGGGCACAGTTGGGGAGGCCTGCGATCTGGGTGCTCCCGGTCACATTCCCGCTCATCATGGCCTTCGGCGCTGTTCTTGGCGGCCTGGGAGTCTCGATTCCGGGGATAGAGGTCGGCATCGGGCTTTCGGCACTGTTGCTTGGTGGGGCGGTGGCGCTTGCTTGGACTCCGCCTCTCTGGATTGCGGGTCTGCTGGTTGCGCTCTTTGCCATCTGCCATGGACACGCGCACGGCGCGGAACTGCCTGGATTTGCGAATCCAATGACCTATGCGATCGGGTTTGTCGCGGCCACCGGCACACTTCACGCGCTTGGCATCCTAATTGGCACTGTCAATCGCTGGAAAGCCGGCAGCTTCGCACTGAGAACTGGCGGAGCCCTCATTTCCGGCTGCGGAGTATATTTCCTCACGTACGCGATTCGAGGAGCGTGA
- a CDS encoding curli production assembly/transport protein CsgE gives MSLALGTFAGHASAQSIAPGTPPATQPTTPSSASNIKPKDIVDGAPLSPSSAPSGNGSGSASVPPSPEVGDKRALQETLAGIVTDQVVTLIGQNFYGYFVAAWRELPLASRYNISIHEKPSARWGSLVWVEFEHRHLFEAFLSPTRSNIKLAAERAANVAYQNMVRTDIERLLFRDQDLGPDEM, from the coding sequence GTGAGCCTGGCACTCGGTACATTCGCGGGCCACGCCAGCGCCCAATCGATCGCGCCGGGAACGCCTCCGGCAACGCAGCCGACAACACCATCCTCCGCTTCGAACATCAAGCCAAAGGACATCGTCGATGGCGCACCGTTGTCGCCATCGAGCGCGCCATCCGGCAATGGCAGTGGATCAGCAAGCGTGCCCCCTTCTCCCGAAGTTGGCGACAAGCGCGCGCTGCAGGAAACGCTTGCCGGCATCGTTACAGACCAGGTGGTGACGCTCATCGGCCAGAACTTCTACGGGTACTTCGTTGCGGCCTGGCGCGAGTTGCCTCTTGCGAGTCGATACAACATCTCGATCCACGAAAAGCCCTCCGCCAGATGGGGAAGTCTTGTGTGGGTTGAGTTCGAGCACCGGCATCTATTCGAGGCATTTCTATCGCCGACTCGAAGCAACATCAAGCTGGCCGCAGAGCGCGCCGCGAACGTGGCGTATCAGAACATGGTGCGAACGGATATTGAACGGCTTTTGTTCCGGGATCAGGATCTCGGCCCCGACGAAATGTGA
- a CDS encoding HupE/UreJ family protein, with product MCALQRVAWPAVCGLIVLMFVGSANAHAVYQGAGDFYAGMLHPLTSPEHLLPMLALGVLAGQNGLKRCEFVLWAFPAALAAGACIALAITDLHGIFLFNIASGVLLGSLVAAAFRLPSWLILILAAVFGLSHGYANGAVIMGQIRPGVFITGLVCASFILIAYTVAATSFLLRLRPTWIAIAVRVAGSWAAAIGLLVLSLSQRALLLS from the coding sequence ATGTGTGCGTTGCAGCGCGTGGCCTGGCCAGCGGTTTGCGGTCTGATTGTGCTGATGTTTGTCGGGTCAGCCAATGCGCACGCCGTATACCAAGGCGCGGGCGATTTTTACGCCGGGATGCTGCATCCGCTGACGTCGCCGGAACATTTGTTGCCCATGCTGGCACTCGGCGTTCTCGCGGGACAGAACGGTCTGAAGCGATGCGAATTCGTGCTTTGGGCGTTTCCGGCCGCTTTGGCTGCCGGCGCGTGCATCGCCCTTGCCATTACGGATCTACACGGGATATTTCTGTTCAACATTGCCTCAGGCGTGCTGTTGGGTTCCCTCGTGGCGGCCGCTTTCAGGCTTCCGTCATGGCTGATTTTGATCCTGGCCGCCGTATTTGGCCTGAGCCACGGGTATGCAAACGGCGCAGTCATCATGGGCCAAATCCGCCCAGGCGTTTTCATAACAGGCTTAGTGTGCGCGAGTTTCATCCTGATCGCCTACACGGTTGCCGCGACATCGTTCCTACTGCGGCTACGTCCCACCTGGATTGCCATTGCTGTGCGAGTCGCGGGCAGTTGGGCCGCAGCAATCGGTCTTCTCGTGCTCAGTCTCAGTCAACGGGCTTTGCTGCTGTCCTAA